One stretch of Anabas testudineus chromosome 24, fAnaTes1.2, whole genome shotgun sequence DNA includes these proteins:
- the faxca gene encoding failed axon connections homolog codes for MHWRVGLAWTGSCVVDLGQNQSFSSGLLGSDEQLSFYGYIIAYPLQDYGGIMSALGSDSWWRKTLYLTGGALLAAAAYLLHELLAIRKEEELDSKDAIILHQFSRPKTGAPSLSPFCLKMETYLRMVDLPYQNYFDGKLSPQGKMPWIEYNQEQVCGTEFIIDFLEERLGVSLNKSLTPQEKAISRAITKMVEEHFYWTIAYCQWVDNLEETQKMLSVSGPLSDLLKWILSHLTGGIIKREMYGHGIGRFSRDEVYALMEKDMRTLSTLLGDKKYLMGSKLSTVDAAVFSHLAPAMWTLPGTRPEQLIKGELINLAMYCERIRRRFWPEWFVDLEDFCYNDTTEGSDSPSKLPDLGLYSRTDTFQDDTHTHSSHTHTTQGPPSPDSDPTGHSLYDSDMDTECSEIDQLKC; via the exons ATGCACTGGCGCGTCGGGCTCGCCTGGACGGGGTCGTGTGTGGTTGATCTTGGTCAGAACCAGAGCTTCTCCTCCGGCCTGCTGGGCTCCGATGAGCAGCTCTCGTTTTATGGATACATCATCGCCTACCCACTGCAGGACTACGGCGGGATAATGTCAGCTCTGGGCTCGGACTCGTGGTGGCGGAAAACGCTGTATCTGACCGGAGGGGCTCTgctcgctgctgctgcttatcTGCTGCACGAATTGCTGGCGATCAG gaaggaggaggagctggactCTAAAGATGCCATCATACTCCACCAGTTCTCCAGGCCCAAAACTGGCGCTCCGTCCCTGTCCCCTTTCTGCCTTAAGATGGAGACCTACCTCCGCATGGTCGACCTGCCCTATCAG AACTACTTCGATGGGAAGCTTTCACCACAGGGAAAGATGCCGTGGATTGAGTATAACCAGGAGCAGGTGTGTGGCACCGAATTCATCATCGACTTCCTGGAGGAGAGATTGGGCGTGAGCCTCAACAAGAGCCTGACGCCGCAGGAAAAGGCGATATCTCGCGCCATCACCAAAATGGTGGAGGAGCATTTCTACTG GACCATAGCTTACTGTCAGTGGGTAGACAATCTGGAGGAGACCCAGAAGATGCTGTCGGTGAGCGGGCCACTGAGCGACCTGCTCAAGTGGATCCTGAGTCACCTGACTGGCGGGATCATCAAGAGGGAGATGTATGGTCACGGGATTGGACGGTTCTCCAGGGACGAGGTTTACGCTCTGATGGAAAAGGACATGCGAACACTGTCCACTCTCCTAG GGGATAAAAAGTACCTTATGGGATCCAAGCTTTCAACGGTAGACGCTGCAGTGTTCAGTCATCTGGCACCTGCTATGTGGACGCTACCGGGAACACGGCCGGAGCAGCTAATCAAAG GTGAGCTGATCAACCTGGCCATGTACTGCGAACGCATCCGCCGGCGATTCTGGCCTGAATGGTTTGTGGACCTGGAGGACTTCTGTTACAATGACACCACAGAGGGCAGCGACTCGCCCTCTAAACTCCCAGATCTGGGCCTCTACTCCCGTACGGACACTTTCCAggatgatacacacacacacagttcacacactcacacaacacagGGCCCGCCGTCGCCCGACAGCGACCCCACAGGCCACTCCCTGTATGACTCCGACATGGACACGGAGTGCTCTGAAATAGACCAGCTCAAGTGTTGA